Below is a genomic region from Bacteroidota bacterium.
GAAGCAATATGCTGTCCATCAACATTTAATAATTCATCTTTAATTGCAGTCATCGCCTGTTTATATGTTGAATCGTTATGAAATAATCCATACGAACCCAATACTTCGCTTATCGAATATTGAGCGATCTGATAGTCCGGATAGAAATAAAAGATTCCGTAAATGTTCGTATCGGGTTTACATATTCGAATAAAATCTCTTACATATAAAGCCTGTCCCTGTTCTGTAAAAGGATAACCGGGATAGATTGGTCCCATATCCGATACATATGAGCTTGGATAAGAGAACTCTGAAATGATAATTTTTTTGCCGGTCTGGTCTGTTAATAACGAACATAATTGTAAAAAATTTCCAAAAGTTACTTGTGTAGGTGAAGGTGAACCCGGGGGATATCCGCTGGTATAATAACTTAGTCCGATAAAATCGAATGGAACACCGTTGTCGATTATATATTGGTAGAATGCTTGATGAATACCCTCGAACCAGCCCACCGAACTAATGTGAAGTTTAATCTGTGCGGTTGAATCGGCTCTTTTTGTTCCTCGAATTGCCGCTTTTAATAAAACTACTTCTTTACTCCACACACTATCTCTTAAATAATTTAGATACGCTCCCTGTCCATTCCATTGAGTTATTTTTCCACCTGGATAATAACTACAGATTCCATATTCTATTTCATTACCCATTTCATAAATTTTTACATTCAGCCCCTTCATTTTAAAATAGTTTGCAGTTTCATAACAATTGTGTTCTATAGCGGCTGCGGTTTGTTCAAGATTAAAGGGTAACCATTCAGCCGGACCGTCTTGTTGACCGGCATGCGTAGCCCTGTCGCTGAAGTAAAAGAAAACACTTTGGTTTAAATTGTATTGAGCTGCTTCGTGTAAAACTCGCTCGGCAAATTCACGACTGCACCAAAATTCATTCTGCCAACCAAGAGAGGGCCAGTTCTGGTATGGAGTGGCGGCAAGTAATTGGCTCGACGTTGTAAGAACACCAACTCTGATCCAGTTAAAACCATTGTTTTTCATCACTTGTAATGGATTTTGATATTTCCAGTAACTACTCCATTCTCGATATGCCATATAATCGTTGGCAGTTCCACCGAATTGAAGCGTTGTATTATTCTTTTTATCGACGATACCATGAGCTGATACGGTAGTATTGATGATAAATATTATAATAATGGCACTTAAAAAATAAAATAAAAATCTCATACTAATTTCCTTCATTTATTTTCACTGTTTGATAATAATATGCTCAAGTTTTTCGCTGTATTCAGTCCACTTCTTATACAGCTCGTCCAACTCGCCCGTTATTTGTTTATACTCGCTATTGGTTGATTTCACTTTTTGTGTGTCGGAATAAAAATCAGGTTCAGCCATCGCAGCCTGGTATTCGATTTTTAATTTTTCCTTTTTCTTAATTTCTGTTTCAACTGCAGCCAATTTCTCTTTTATTGGCTTTGTAATCATGTAAAGCCGCTGTCGCTCTTCTGCCTCAAGACGTTTGCGATCCTTCTCTGATATTTCTGTGATATTGCCTTGTGTGCTAATCGCTCTGGTCGGTTTGAGTGCCTGCGTTTCTTTTTCTTTTGCCGCGATATAATCGGAAATGTTTCCAAGATAAATTTTAATCGACTTGTTACAAACTTCAATTACTTTGTTCACAACGGGGTCGAGAAAATGCCTGTCGTGCGAAACAATTAAATATGTCCCCTCAAAATTTATCAATGCTTCTTGCAAAACTTTTTTCGATCGCATATCGAGATGGTTTGTCGGCTCGTCCATCACTAAAAAGTTTGCCGGCTGGAGTAACATCTTTGCTAACGCTAACCTGCTTTTCTCTCCCCCTGAAAGAACACGAACTTTTTTAAACACATCATCGCCTTCAAACAGAAAACAGCCGAGGAGCGTTCTGATTTGAGTGCGTGTTTCGCCCTCAGCAACCGATTCTACAACTTGCAAAACTTCCATCTCACTCTCAAGCTCGTCCACTTGTGTTTGAGCAAAATAGGCAGTCGTTACATTATATCCGAATTTCATATCTCCCGATGTCGGCAACTCGCTTTTGCTGATTATTCTGCTAAACGTAGATTTTCCGGCGCCGTTTACCCCAACAAGCGCAAATTTATCGCCTCGTTCGATAGTTAAGTTAAGGTGATCTAATACCGTCAGATTACCGTGTTTTGTAGGATACTGTTTTGTCAAATCTTTGATTTCCAACACTACTGCGCCCGACTGCTTTGGCTGGGGAAAGCTAAAACTAATTTCCTTCCCTACTCCCTCGACTTCAATCAAATCGATTTTCTCTAAAAGCTTTATCCGGCTCTGAACCTGTCGCGCCTTTGTAGCCTTATATCTGAAGCGGTCAATAAATTGTTGTGTTTGTTTTAACTGCTGCTTCTGATTTTTTGCCGCATTAACTAAAAGCTCGCGACGGTTTTCACTTTCGGTTTCATAAAATGTATAGTTACCCGAATATATCGCTAACTTGCTGTTTGCCAAAGCAAGAGTTTTGTTAGTCATGTTATCAAGAAAAGCCCTGTCGTGTGAGACGATAACGATTGAGCCGTTGTACGATTTTAAATAAGCCTCTAACCAGCGAAGCGAATCGAGGTCGAGATGATTCGTTGGTTCATCGAGAAGCAGAAGCGAAGGATTGCTTAACAGTAACTTTGCAAGAGCAATACGCATTTGCCATCCGCCGCTGAACTCGTCAGTTTGCCTGTTGAAATCTTCTTCCGAGAAACCAAGCCCCATCAAAACTTTTTCGACTTGTGATTGCATTCGGTAAGCGTCTAAGCTTTCGAGTTTAAGCTGAAGTTCACCTTGAAGCTCTATCAATTCACTGTAGTCCTGATCGGAGTTTGTTGAGCTTACGAAATTCTGGATTTGTGAATTGATCTCGTCTAACTGCCGCTCAATAGTGTTGATATCCTCAAATGCAGTTTTTGTTTCCTCGTAAAGTGTTTTATTCGATGAGGTTACAGCTTCCTGAGGTAGATAACCGACCGAAACATAATTAGCTTTTTGAACGGAACCGGAATCGGTTTGAGTCAAACCGACTAAAATTTTCAGCAGCGTTGTTTTGCCGGTGCCGTTGGCTCCAACAAGTCCAATGCGGTCGTGAGCTCCGATTTGCAAAGTAACATTTTTGAAAAGATACTCGCCGCCGAATTGGATTGATATATTTTGGAGTAGAAGCATTTAATTATAATTCCAATACCTTCATCGACTCTTCTCCAAATTGCGAGATGACACGCACTGCAATTTTCTGCCCTTTCTTTTTTACTTCGATGGGATGCGAGATGTGCCCGTACAGCCGCTCGAACGCTTCTTCATCGATTTCAATTCTTAAAGCAGCTTCGGCTTTCTTTTTGGTAGAGGAAAGTGCAAGTCTTGTTAATCCTTTTTTCCAGTTATCAAAATCATCTTTTTCTCCGCCGCAGAAAAATGCCTGCTTCACGATAAAATTGCTTCCGTCGTAATCGTCGTCCACCATCCAGTAGGCGATGTCGTGGATGTCGCGGGGCTTCACCTCGTCTTTGATTGGATCGTAGATGTCGAGACCACGGATTTCTATTTGCACGGTTTTCGACCCCACCCCAACCCTCCCCTTAGTAATGGGAGGGTGTATCATCGCAATGTCTGGCTCGGCGATGGTTACAAACGATGCCGCTTTCTTGTCCTTCTTCAATAATCCTTCCTGCATCAGGTCGTCGTGCATGCGGATTTTGCTCACTTCAAATGAACCGAACTTTTCACTCGTAATCGTTTGACTGCTGACATCGCTCTCAAACGAGAAGCCGAGTATTAAAAGCCAATCGGCATCGCCGCGTGTGCGGCACTCTTTGATGGCTTCGTTCACCGCTGCTTTACTCACAGTTCCAAACTTTGGACCAATATGGATATATGCTTTCCGCTCGCCTTTCTTTGCCTGATAAAAACCTTCGGCGTGCAGGTACGGACTTGTGAGCGGATCGATGCGAGTAAACACTGCTTGCTCTTGCTTCATTCCGGTTTTCACTCCCGCCGACTTGAGATGATCGAACACCTTTTGCTCAAAATTATCATCGGCATCGTGCGATTGAGAGATTTCTTCCGGTGAGAGTGGGTTCAAGCTTTGTAATGTTTCGACAGTAAACGGACCTGCAACACGGAGCTTCTTGGTGTCCACCTCAGGACGATCGTACAGGGTTTCTTCCTTTGCCGGCTCGTCATTGGCAAGACTCTCGAGCGTAACGTGTGGGACTTTCTTGTAGATGAAGCCCTGACGGATATCGCCACCCTTCTCGTCGTACAATTTGTAGTAGGGCAACACCGCAGCCATGAGCCGCTGCTTGGCGATGTTCAGTGCGATGCGCGATGTATCCGTGGTGATCCATCGCCTGCCCCACTGTTCGGCAACATACGCCGTTGTGCCGCTGCCGCATGTTGGATCAAGTACGAGATCGCCGGGATCGGTGGACATAAGAAGACAACGCTGAATCACTTTCACATTAGTTTGAACAACGTACATTAAATCAGTTGCACCCATGAGATCAGACCAAATATTTGTTTGTGGCACAACTGGAAAATCTTTTAAATACATTTTATAACGAATCGAGTTCCCTTGAAAATGTATTCGATTCATCTTGTCTAAAGTTTTTATACCATTGTGTGTAGTTTTCCAATGGGCAGTCGAACGAGGAGTATACTCTCTGCTATTTAGGGTTATTGGTTTCGATCCTGTTTCACTCCAACCACCAGATTCTAGTGAAACTGATTGAAATATCTTATCAAAATTATCACTAAAAAACCGAGATGTCTTTTCTTCAGGAGAAATTCTTCTAACTCCTTTTAGATCTTCTATGTAATCATAACCTGAAGGAATATCGTAATCGCTCATCCTCTCTTGATAGAGGTTACGCCATTTGCATTGTTCTTTATCCTTGGCATAACATATAATATGATCGATGACATTTGAAAGGAATTTCGAGCTAAAACTTCCAGTTTTCTGAAATGATATTTGTGTAACAAAATTCTCGCTCCCAAACACCTCATCCATTACGCTTCGCACGAGGTGAACGTTCTCGTCGGAGATTTGCATGAAGCACGAGCCGCTCGGCGTGAGAAGCTCTTTTGCAACGAGAAGCCGGTCCCGCAGG
It encodes:
- a CDS encoding glycosyl hydrolase 53 family protein translates to MRFLFYFLSAIIIIFIINTTVSAHGIVDKKNNTTLQFGGTANDYMAYREWSSYWKYQNPLQVMKNNGFNWIRVGVLTTSSQLLAATPYQNWPSLGWQNEFWCSREFAERVLHEAAQYNLNQSVFFYFSDRATHAGQQDGPAEWLPFNLEQTAAAIEHNCYETANYFKMKGLNVKIYEMGNEIEYGICSYYPGGKITQWNGQGAYLNYLRDSVWSKEVVLLKAAIRGTKRADSTAQIKLHISSVGWFEGIHQAFYQYIIDNGVPFDFIGLSYYTSGYPPGSPSPTQVTFGNFLQLCSLLTDQTGKKIIISEFSYPSSYVSDMGPIYPGYPFTEQGQALYVRDFIRICKPDTNIYGIFYFYPDYQIAQYSISEVLGSYGLFHNDSTYKQAMTAIKDELLNVDGQHIASPLNFHLYQNYPNPFNPKTTISFNIPTSEFVTVKIINILGEEVETLIEEHRATGEYKIEWHSENFPSGVYFYQMRSGKFVETKKLILLK
- a CDS encoding ABC-F family ATP-binding cassette domain-containing protein — encoded protein: MLLLQNISIQFGGEYLFKNVTLQIGAHDRIGLVGANGTGKTTLLKILVGLTQTDSGSVQKANYVSVGYLPQEAVTSSNKTLYEETKTAFEDINTIERQLDEINSQIQNFVSSTNSDQDYSELIELQGELQLKLESLDAYRMQSQVEKVLMGLGFSEEDFNRQTDEFSGGWQMRIALAKLLLSNPSLLLLDEPTNHLDLDSLRWLEAYLKSYNGSIVIVSHDRAFLDNMTNKTLALANSKLAIYSGNYTFYETESENRRELLVNAAKNQKQQLKQTQQFIDRFRYKATKARQVQSRIKLLEKIDLIEVEGVGKEISFSFPQPKQSGAVVLEIKDLTKQYPTKHGNLTVLDHLNLTIERGDKFALVGVNGAGKSTFSRIISKSELPTSGDMKFGYNVTTAYFAQTQVDELESEMEVLQVVESVAEGETRTQIRTLLGCFLFEGDDVFKKVRVLSGGEKSRLALAKMLLQPANFLVMDEPTNHLDMRSKKVLQEALINFEGTYLIVSHDRHFLDPVVNKVIEVCNKSIKIYLGNISDYIAAKEKETQALKPTRAISTQGNITEISEKDRKRLEAEERQRLYMITKPIKEKLAAVETEIKKKEKLKIEYQAAMAEPDFYSDTQKVKSTNSEYKQITGELDELYKKWTEYSEKLEHIIIKQ
- a CDS encoding site-specific DNA-methyltransferase; the encoded protein is MTSLLEREGMAGKVQMIYIDPPYGIAYKSNWQMKLNNRTVGEKDEDVSGEPEVIKAYRDTWIDGIHTYLSYLRDRLLVAKELLTPSGSCFMQISDENVHLVRSVMDEVFGSENFVTQISFQKTGSFSSKFLSNVIDHIICYAKDKEQCKWRNLYQERMSDYDIPSGYDYIEDLKGVRRISPEEKTSRFFSDNFDKIFQSVSLESGGWSETGSKPITLNSREYTPRSTAHWKTTHNGIKTLDKMNRIHFQGNSIRYKMYLKDFPVVPQTNIWSDLMGATDLMYVVQTNVKVIQRCLLMSTDPGDLVLDPTCGSGTTAYVAEQWGRRWITTDTSRIALNIAKQRLMAAVLPYYKLYDEKGGDIRQGFIYKKVPHVTLESLANDEPAKEETLYDRPEVDTKKLRVAGPFTVETLQSLNPLSPEEISQSHDADDNFEQKVFDHLKSAGVKTGMKQEQAVFTRIDPLTSPYLHAEGFYQAKKGERKAYIHIGPKFGTVSKAAVNEAIKECRTRGDADWLLILGFSFESDVSSQTITSEKFGSFEVSKIRMHDDLMQEGLLKKDKKAASFVTIAEPDIAMIHPPITKGRVGVGSKTVQIEIRGLDIYDPIKDEVKPRDIHDIAYWMVDDDYDGSNFIVKQAFFCGGEKDDFDNWKKGLTRLALSSTKKKAEAALRIEIDEEAFERLYGHISHPIEVKKKGQKIAVRVISQFGEESMKVLEL